The Oncorhynchus mykiss isolate Arlee chromosome 30, USDA_OmykA_1.1, whole genome shotgun sequence genome includes a window with the following:
- the LOC110520959 gene encoding heme-binding protein 2: MVYLAGLVGLVLILTAEARVGYSFKSHFCTESKECLLYDLVCKNDDYEVRHYDSVKWVSTDEEAYFMDKATYTAFRRLFNYITGSNKAGVNIDMTAPVTVKIEEKKWGSSVFTLSFLLPSTHQMTPPQPTDDKVYFTEMPDMKVYVRGYGGWMMSLTSSVNSMLLKRQLDKVQATYNKDYHYAVGYDSPKKILNRHNEVWYIVEGEPVCPTSS; encoded by the exons AT GGTTTATTTGGCAGGGTTGGTTGGCTTGGTTCTCATCTTGACTGCTGAAGCCAGAGTTGGGTA TTCCTTTAAGTCTCACTTCTGCACAGAGTCAAAGGAATGTCTGCTCTATGATCTGGTGTGCAAGAATGACGATTATGAG GTGCGCCACTATGACTCAGTGAAATGGGTGTCAACAGATGAGGAAGCATACTTCATGGACAAGGCCACCTACACTGCCTTCAGGAGACTCTTCAACTATATCACCGGATCCAAcaaggctg GAGTCAACATTGACATGACAGCTCCGGTGACTGTCAAAATTGAAGAGAAGAAGTGGGGGTCGTCTGTCTTCACGCTCAGCTTCCTCCTGCCGTCTACCCATCAGATGACTCCTCCCCAACCCactgatgacaag GTGTACTTTACTGAGATGCCAGACATGAAAGTGTACGTGAGGGGCTACGGTGGATGGATGATGTCTTTGACATCCAGTGTAAACTCCATGCTGCTGAAAAGGCAGCTAGACAAAGTTCAGGCCACCTACAACAAAGACTACCACTATGCTGTGGGATATGACAG CCCAAAGAAGATTCTGAACAGGCACAACGAGGTGTGGTACATTGTTGAGGGAGAGCCTGTGTGCCCTACCTCCTCCTAA